CATTAAACCAAGGCGTAATATCTTCAGGAATATCCCCTTGGCCGGTGGTTGATGATACTACAATTAACAGCTCATCTTGAGGTGGTACAAAACCAGATAATTCATTGGGTTGCCAAAGCTTAGTGGTAAAACCTAGTTTTGCAATCTCCTTAGTCACTGTTTCAGCAGTAAATTGTGCACTACCATAAACGGTACCAAAAACAACATTGACCATTTTCATGGTATACTTTCCCCTTAATGTAATACGATATAAAATACTTTGAGAGTTAATAACTTAGCTTACTGTACTCTTTTAGCCTCTCGCAAGTGTCTTTTATAGTGTTCAATAAAATAGATATGGTCAACACCGGTTGACTAAAAATGAAATAACGTAAAAATGGAACCAAGACGATGCGACAAGTAAGCAGAAAGCGAAGACTAAAACTACAGCACAAATTCGCCCACATACGTCGCAACTATTACTTTCATATAGAGCAACAGCAACAAGAGCCGTTACCCCATATCCCTGAATTTGAAAAGCTAAAAGCTTTACTAGCTGATCGAATGAATTAGCTTAGTAACATACTTGGCATGGATGATAATTGATCATCATCCCAACCAAATTCAGTGAAAATATCTAACCACTGTGACTCGAGTTCAGTTTCTATATGCATAGGCTGTTGTGTTACCGGATGCATGAACTGCAGACTTTTTGCGATTAACCACAACCGATTAATATTGAAATGTTCACGGAAAAACTTATTTTGTTTACCATCACCATGGGTTGTGTCACCCACTATTGGATGACGTAAGTGCGCCATATGACGACGTAACTGATGCTTGCGACCAGTTTGAGGGCTTAGTCTTACCAATCCATAACGGCTAGAAGGATAACGGCCAGAACTAAACGGGATGTCGGTATTTAGTAACGGTTGATAATCTGTCACAGCTTCTTGTGCCGCTTTATTGGGATCAACATGCTTATCGCCCAAATCATCAAACTCCTGTTTAAGCGCATAATCTAACGTGCCCGACTCGTGCATATTTCCACGAACAATCGCTAGATAGTGTTTTTTAATGCTGTGATCGGCAAATTGTTCACATAACAACCGAGCCACCTCACTGGATTTAGCAAACAGCAATACGCCAGATGTCGGTCTATCAAGACGATGCACTGGAAAAACATGGCAACCCACCAAATCCCGGGTCATTTGCATTGCAAAAAAACGCTCTCTTCGAGCAAGATAACTGCGGTGGACTAATAAACCCGCAGGCTTATGTATTGCAACAATATGCTCATCTTCAAATAATATATCGATATGAGGAGGCTGTAAGTCATCATCTAAATCAGTGTCTGCAGCATGAGAATCATTGATGTCATCTGAGCTTATGGACTCAAATAAGTCATCATTATCCAATGAGTATTCAACATCGTTATCTTTTGAGATCATTTTTATCACTTTACTTATTTTGTATTGGCTAAGCCTGTATTGGCTAAGCCTGTATTGGCTAAGCCTGTATTGGCTTAGTTTGTATTGGCTTAAATTGCATTGATTTTGTGTGTTTATCTTAGTGTATTTGACTTAGTACATATTGGATAAATGTGGTGTGTTATTCGCTAAACGGCTGACTTAGTAATATATCAAATTGTTGCAACTGGGCAATCATAACGCCACCGTAGGGAACACTTTGCCACACATGCTCAGCCATAGGGGCTAACGCCATATTGGTTGGTAAAGGTTGTTGTTGCGCAACAAGCTCGGTCATTTTGGGAATAAAAATAAATTGCAACCATTGCTCAAATGCCATGACATCACAGCAAAATGGTGCAGTACTGGTCATGTCAGATACTGGAGGTGGGACATCAGACCAAAGCTGAAACCCCTTAAGTAGTTGTTCTATTTTAATTAAATAATTTTGGCTAGTTAAATAAAGCATAAAAGTGAACGACAATATCAAGGCTAAGTCGGAATATGATATCATTTAGCGCATTGAATACCCATCCAACTTATTTGATTTAGTGACAACACCATGACCGAGATAACCACTCTAAGCCAGTTTCTGACGACCGCAAATACTCAATTCCAAATATACGATTTAGGTCGCCGAGTGCAACATATCGATATGTTAGCATTTCAGCAAATTGACTCTTTACGGGCGCCATATCCTTATCCGATTCAAGGCCATGCACAATTTGCTATCGTCTTTTGGCAACAAGAACAATTACCGTATATTTGGTTTGTAAAATTACCTTTAGATGAGCAAGGCCTTTTATCACCGGCACCGCGAACTCAATTTATTAAGATGATTTTAGAAGCTCTGGGTCGTAATCCAACTCAAGCATTAACCGATGAACAGCAAGAGCAATTAGCCAATCATCCTTTTAGCTTCAAACCTAATCAGCACAAACTGGCATTATTTAATGCCTTAGTTAGGCTCCAACTTGGCCAACCGGCCTCTAGCCAATATGAATTTGCCGCCCAGTATTTGTCTGGCCAGGCAGCACAAGACACATGGCCACAACTGGGTATCCAAGGTTTAGCTGACATTTGCATCCGTGCACATCAATTTGGTCATCTAAATGACATTATTAATGCACTTGAACATGCTCCTATTGAAGTGCAAGCGGCACTTTGCCAATGCCTAGAACACATTAATATTGATAAGCGCCTTGCTGAGCATTTATTCAACCAATTACAACAAGCTGAACAACATATAAAAGTGATGTATTTAGCCGCATTAGCATCTGATGTTGACTACTGCAGGATGGCAATTAATCTGTTATATGACCAACAAAGTGTAGATAACAACACCTTGATTACTATTGCGGCACGTAACTGGTTAGCCTTAAAAGATGATGCCACTCGAAAACACTATTTAGAAGCGCTAGCAAAACAGCCGCAACACTTCTTTAATCAAGTATTTGCTGATATCGTGGCAATACCTAGCTTACGTCCGGGATTATTAGCTGACTTAAGGCATCCAGACAGAAGCATTCAACTAGCGACCGCTATCGGCGGATTATTTAAGGCAACCAGCCTATGATGAGTGATTTTTTATTATTTGTTGCGTTAATTGTTGTCGGCGCATTTTTTTGGCAGTTGAGGCAAATGGCCGAGCTTAGCCGTACTATCGTAGAGCAATCGTGTAAAAAACAGAACGTACAACTGTTAGCCATTGCAATGGAGTCTGCCCGCCCAAGTATTGGCGGCAGTACAGGCATCTGCTGGAAAGCAACCTTCATGTTCGAATTTAGTACCGATGGCTTAAACCAATACCGTGGACACATCATGATGCACGGGAATCGCGTGACAAAGATTGAATGGCCTATTTTTCCAGAACCAGATTGGATGGATGCTCCCACAGCCAGCGGTAAATTTGGTGGCTGTGGCAGTCACAAAAGTTGCGATTCAGGCAAATGTCACTAAGTTAATTGAGTGATATACCATTAATAAAAAACGCTATGTTTATCAAAATAGCGTTTTTTTATTTATACCAAACATAATCACTTTAGCAAAAAAATCGCGATACTAATTGAAGCCTCTATAACAATTAAAGCTATTACCTATAATATCCAAGAGTTTATGCTTTTGGTTTCTCGATCATTTTATAATCGCTATAAGTCACGGTTTGAATGCTATCAAGTGATTTAAAAATTACCGCCGTACCACTAATCGTAGTTGAGATATGTGCTGGCATGACTAAGCCATCAAAAACATCAAAGCCAAATTCCAATTCAAACTTAGTCAGTGTCACTGAAAATGCAGGGGTTAAATCATCAGTATTATTGATCGAAATTTTTCTTAACTGCTTAGACACTTTATCTAAATACAGCAAGCCGGCGAGAACTTTATTATCAAGTTCATCAATATTAGGGCTAAATTTAAACACGACACTGGTATCGTCCTCACCCACAAAGACTAATGTAGTTAAGTCAATTAATTCAGAAAAGACTAATTCATGACTATTTTCATCTTTACCTTGTTTGAGCTCTTGTTGGTGTTGTTGATATTCTTCTAAGCGTTCTTTATCTGGTGTTTGACCATTTTCAGACACTAAGTTCCAGCGCTGCATTTTAGGCTGAGAAGCATCAAATTTTTCTATCCGAACGAGATCAAGCTTCTTCGTCTGTTGTGAATACTGCCAAAGCACATTTTCATCGTCGGTATTAGCGTTAATCTCGCTTAATGCCTGCTCAACCCAATGTTGCTCTTCTGGGGTTACCTCAGCGTTAACGTGATAACACACCGCAAATAGGCTTATCGCCACAACTAATTTAAACCGGCTCATGTTTTCTCCTTGATAACACAACTCCAACTCATTGCTGTTGGACCATTTTACAATGTTAAATATAACAATTTGACAACATAATAACGATTAGTTCCGATGATGGTGAAAAAAAAGCAAAAGAAAGGCCGCGACAGTAACTGTCGCGGCCTCTTGATCTCTTGTTAAGCTTTCCAGCTATAAATGTGCTCCCTGCACCATCCATGCGTATCGCTTGCTTCCTGCTCTATCCTTGTTCAATCCTTGAATTTCCTTGTACAATTAAGTACTTTCCTTCTTACTCGATTATCCTTTTACCGAGCCTGCTCCATCCTGAGCGTGTCCTTATATCATCCATGAAATTTTTAACGTTTCCTGTCGCAAATCATTTGCGTAGCACCTTGCATCCATTGCACATTATCATCCTGATAATGTTATAAAACCCACTTAATCCGCTAATGCGTTCATTGAGCAAGTTATCGTTTCATCCTGAAACTAAATAGCATCCATAACGTCCATATACTTATGGTCTTCCAAGACCTCTTTACTACCTTGTAATGTTCTCGTCCTGAGAACGAGATAGATAATAAATCATTTACCTCAACGTAAACAGGTACCTCTAAATGATTAAAATAGCGCCAAAACCATGCTAAACAAAATATCCAACAAAATCATGATTATAAATTTTCAAGAGCAATATCGACCATCAATTAGGTGATTCGTCTCACACACTTTGTGAGATATATCTCACAAAGCAACAAGCTAAAAAGGAAGGTGCATAATTAACATAGGCATTAAATAAACAACTTAAACGAACAAATGACACATCATGACTTAATATTATTATTTCACTTATCTCACTTAGTGCTAATTAAAATAATAATGCGAATAAAGGTGCGGTAATAACCATGGCAATACCGGTAAAAATCATCGTTAAACTGGCGATAACACCCTCTTCTCGACCTATTTGATTAGCTTTCGCCGCTCCGGCGCCATGTGCTGATGCTCCTAAAGAAATCCCCCTCGCCAAGCTACTTTTTATGTTAGCCGCTTTAAAGAGTGGATCACAAATTAGCATGCCCATAATACCAGTGACCAAAACTAACATTGCGGTAAGTTCCGGTATGCCGCCAAATGCGCTTGTGGCTTCAATGGCAAACGGAGTTGATACCGATCTTACAATTAAGCTTTTAGAAAGCTCTGACGGCATATGAGTGAAATGAAGGATCAACCATGACGATCCCACTCCCAAACATAACCCCGCCAATACCCCTACGCTTATGGTTAATGGATAACGCTTAATCAGTGCACGTTCCCGATAAATCGGCACCGCAAATGCGATAGTAGCAGGAGCAAGTAACGCTGGTAGCCAATGGGTAAATTGAAAATAGTCGGCCAATGGAATTTGAAATATGACGACCGTTAACAAGATAATCGTTGGCGCCATAATGATGGGAGCAAACCAAACACGTTGCCTGCGTAAGTAGAGTCTTTTACTGAAATAATAGCCTGCCAATGTAAGTAATAAACACAAAGCGCCTAATAATGAACCATTCATGATGACACCTATTATATTAAATATTGAGCAGCGTAGTTCTAAGCTGTAAGCGCTGGGCTGTAATGCTGTTTAAACGCTGTTTACGTTCAAACTTAAATAACTTATCAACGATAAATGCTGTGCCTAATAACACGCTCGCACTCGCCAGCAACATACACACAATCAACTCTGCGCCATAGCTTTCAAGAATTAACTTATATTTGGTAATAGCGACAACCGGCGGAATGAAAAATAACAATAAGTCACCAATTAACCATGCTGAACCTTGGTTGACAACTTTTTCTGGTATCCAATGGCAAGATAATAAGAGCAACAAAACACCTAATCCAATAACGCTGCCAGGAATGATTGAATGAACAGAATGAGCGGCCCACTGGCATAACCAAGCAAATAAGCACAGACCACTGACTTGGATAACTAAGGTTGTTTTGCATTTTATAAAGGCGCTATGGGTATTGAATGAAGATAACATTGGATTTCACACTGTGGTTTTTAGTTAATATGGACAGTTTACGCTTGCTTAATTGATAAAAAAAATGAATATTAATGATTGATTGCATCACTTTTGGTTATAAATATGGATCTTAAAGCACTACACTATTTCATTGAGGTTGTTAACGCCGGTGGTTTTGCTAAAGCATGCCACTCGGCATTTGTTACTCAACCAGCACTGTCAAAGGCGATACGCTTGTTAGAAGAAGAGCTAGATATGGTGTTGCTAGAGCGCGGAAAACGTGGCTCTCAAATCCGCTTAACTGAAGCTGGTCAAGTAGTATATCGCCATGCGTCAGCGTTATTAGCCGGCCGTCAATTGATGATAACCGAGTTGAATAGTTTACGTAATTTAAGCGGCGGTTCTCTTAAATTAGGCTTAGCCCCTTTAGGCAGCGCAGAGTTATTTGCCCCAGTGATTGCAAAATTTAGGCAATTACACCCTAACGTTGAACTGCAATTACTGGTTCGTGGTGGGATCGAACAAACAGTAGCCTTACATAAAGATGAGATAGAACTTGCGACAGGCATTATAGATTTCGATGATGAGTTTGATGGTATTCGGGTTCGTAATGATTCAATGGTAGTCGTATTACCA
This region of Shewanella livingstonensis genomic DNA includes:
- a CDS encoding LrgB family protein, whose product is MNGSLLGALCLLLTLAGYYFSKRLYLRRQRVWFAPIIMAPTIILLTVVIFQIPLADYFQFTHWLPALLAPATIAFAVPIYRERALIKRYPLTISVGVLAGLCLGVGSSWLILHFTHMPSELSKSLIVRSVSTPFAIEATSAFGGIPELTAMLVLVTGIMGMLICDPLFKAANIKSSLARGISLGASAHGAGAAKANQIGREEGVIASLTMIFTGIAMVITAPLFALLF
- a CDS encoding YqcC family protein; translated protein: MISYSDLALILSFTFMLYLTSQNYLIKIEQLLKGFQLWSDVPPPVSDMTSTAPFCCDVMAFEQWLQFIFIPKMTELVAQQQPLPTNMALAPMAEHVWQSVPYGGVMIAQLQQFDILLSQPFSE
- a CDS encoding DUF3301 domain-containing protein; amino-acid sequence: MMSDFLLFVALIVVGAFFWQLRQMAELSRTIVEQSCKKQNVQLLAIAMESARPSIGGSTGICWKATFMFEFSTDGLNQYRGHIMMHGNRVTKIEWPIFPEPDWMDAPTASGKFGGCGSHKSCDSGKCH
- a CDS encoding DUF3549 family protein, whose amino-acid sequence is MTEITTLSQFLTTANTQFQIYDLGRRVQHIDMLAFQQIDSLRAPYPYPIQGHAQFAIVFWQQEQLPYIWFVKLPLDEQGLLSPAPRTQFIKMILEALGRNPTQALTDEQQEQLANHPFSFKPNQHKLALFNALVRLQLGQPASSQYEFAAQYLSGQAAQDTWPQLGIQGLADICIRAHQFGHLNDIINALEHAPIEVQAALCQCLEHINIDKRLAEHLFNQLQQAEQHIKVMYLAALASDVDYCRMAINLLYDQQSVDNNTLITIAARNWLALKDDATRKHYLEALAKQPQHFFNQVFADIVAIPSLRPGLLADLRHPDRSIQLATAIGGLFKATSL
- a CDS encoding LysR substrate-binding domain-containing protein, which produces MDLKALHYFIEVVNAGGFAKACHSAFVTQPALSKAIRLLEEELDMVLLERGKRGSQIRLTEAGQVVYRHASALLAGRQLMITELNSLRNLSGGSLKLGLAPLGSAELFAPVIAKFRQLHPNVELQLLVRGGIEQTVALHKDEIELATGIIDFDDEFDGIRVRNDSMVVVLPSAHVLASKNILQLSELDSLAQVMFEPEYALYELVLEACAKAGCKPTNITRVSHADFGIALVAAGTGVMILPKIIAERYRVDAVVNIPLASEDLRWELSLFWRKQKHLSFAAQAMITLIKQHLSQLDANLK
- the truC gene encoding tRNA pseudouridine(65) synthase TruC — its product is MISKDNDVEYSLDNDDLFESISSDDINDSHAADTDLDDDLQPPHIDILFEDEHIVAIHKPAGLLVHRSYLARRERFFAMQMTRDLVGCHVFPVHRLDRPTSGVLLFAKSSEVARLLCEQFADHSIKKHYLAIVRGNMHESGTLDYALKQEFDDLGDKHVDPNKAAQEAVTDYQPLLNTDIPFSSGRYPSSRYGLVRLSPQTGRKHQLRRHMAHLRHPIVGDTTHGDGKQNKFFREHFNINRLWLIAKSLQFMHPVTQQPMHIETELESQWLDIFTEFGWDDDQLSSMPSMLLS
- a CDS encoding CidA/LrgA family protein: MLSSFNTHSAFIKCKTTLVIQVSGLCLFAWLCQWAAHSVHSIIPGSVIGLGVLLLLLSCHWIPEKVVNQGSAWLIGDLLLFFIPPVVAITKYKLILESYGAELIVCMLLASASVLLGTAFIVDKLFKFERKQRLNSITAQRLQLRTTLLNI